From one Dysidea avara chromosome 9, odDysAvar1.4, whole genome shotgun sequence genomic stretch:
- the LOC136267525 gene encoding uncharacterized protein, with translation MAELARKKKIRGGHRASATRMVTQVLDAIEHPDNPESTLTKLKQCKAALEEKLDTVKQLDADILDEVDETDVENEIDQADVFKEKVQRAIIDATSAITAKEVPVRGHSSIVTPPPPPPTLPTATTRVKLPKLSLKRFNGDLTKWSTFWDSFESSIHQNSDLSSIDKFAYLNSLVEGSAAEAISGLRITATNYDGAIAILQKRFGDKKQIIAKHMDTLINLDAVASQNNIKALRQLYDSIEAQVRGLKALGIESDSYGSLLSSVLMNKLPPELRLIVSREVKDRQWELDELMRIIEGEIEARESIRH, from the coding sequence ATGGCGGAATTAGCTCGTAAGAAGAAAATCCGTGGAGGCCATCGAGCGTCAGCCACTAGAATGGTCACACAGGTACTCGATGCGATAGAACACCCGGACAACCCGGAGTCAACCTTGACTAAGCTTAAACAATGTAAGGCGGCGCTTGAAGAAAAGCTAGATACTGTGAAACAGCTTGATGCTGATATTCTTGATGAGGTGGACGAAACTGATGTAGAAAATGAAATTGATCAGGCCGATGTCTTTAAAGAGAAGGTACAGAGGGCAATCATTGATGCAACAAGTGCAATTACAGCAAAGGAAGTACCAGTAAGGGGGCACTCATCCATTGtcacaccaccaccaccaccacctacTCTTCCAACTGCAACAACCCGAGTTAAGTTACCAAAATTGTCATTAAAAAGGTTTAATGGTGACTTGACCAAATGGTCCACGTTCTGGGATTCCTTTGAATCCTCAATACATCAGAATTCGGATTTGTCTTCAATCGATAAGTTTGCATATTTGAACTCCTTGGTGGAAGGATCAGCAGCTGAGGCAATATCCGGTTTGAGAATCACAGCTACAAACTACGATGGAGCTATTGCTATACTGCAGAAGCGTTTTGGCGACAAGAAGCAGATAATCGCCAAGCACATGGACACTTTGATAAATCTTGATGCTGTCGCTTCACAGAATAACATTAAGGCTCTCCGTCAGTTGTATGACTCAATTGAAGCACAGGTTAGAGGCTTGAAGGCCTTGGGTATAGAATCAGATTCTTATGGCAGCCTTTTGTCGTCTGTGCTCATGAACAAACTTCCTCCTGAGCTACGCCTCATTGTTAGCCGTGAAGTGAAGGACAGACAGTGGGAGTTGGATGAATTGATGAGGATTATTGAAGGAGAGATAGAAGCTAGAGAGAGCATCCGGCACTAA
- the LOC136267526 gene encoding uncharacterized protein encodes MDCQFGSHYYKDKSTGKRTCLQGTRKRGCAAHIEVHVISLFPEYKLSFSDGMTGVKKVKDIKQKKLQKLKSNLAEPTSTVSSESCYFVVLPKEEAHSCDIDGPALYGQRIHPKLVSKIYELVAEGITNVQEVKNHLKCYVLHVLYVHQRPDLTDRAYFPNTSDVRNYVYLAQRACQLSKFDQENLRLKIEHWNKITQLHCISFISSEYTSSSSENNSNQTLLFVHQEAWQQDLLSKYGNTISLMDATYKTTKYEIALFFVTVKTNVGYSVVADFVVQSESKENISEALSLLLSWNPNWNPPFFVTDYSDAEIGAIEAIFPSCKVYICDFHREQCWERWVKDRKHGLASKT; translated from the exons ATGGACTGCCAGTTTGGAAGCCACTATTACAAAGACAAGAGCACTGGCAAAAGAACATGTCTACAGGGAACACGGAAAAGAGGTTGTGCTGCTCACATTGAAGTCCATGTGATTTCCCTGTTTCCAGAATATAAACTGTCCTTTTCTGATGGCATGACTGGAGTGAAGAAGGTGAAAGACATTAAGCAAAAGAAATTGCAGAAACTCAAGAGTAACCTAGCAGAACCCACATCAACTGTGTCCTCAGAAAGTTGTTATTTTGTAGTTTTGCCAAAGGAGGAGGCACACTCTTGTGACATTGATGGTCCAGCTTTATATGGCCAACGAATCCATCCAAAGCTTGTCTCTAAAATCTATGAGCTGGTTGCAGAAGGTATTACGAATGTACAAGAGGTGAAAAATCATCTCAAGTGCTATGTATTGCATGTTTTGTATGTTCATCAAAGACCAGATCTTACAGACAGAGCTTATTTTCCTAACACTAGTGATGTCAGAAATTATGTCTATCTTGCGCAACGTGCATGTCAACTGTCTAAGTTTGACCAGGAAAATTTGAGGCTTAAAATTGAACACTGGAACAAGATAACCCAACTGCATTGTATTTCATTCATAAGTTCTGAATACACCAGCAGCTCATCAGAGAACAATAGCAACCAGACCTTGCTCTTTGTTCACCAGGAGGCTTGGCAGCAAGATTTGCTATCTAAATATGGAAACACAATTTCCTTGATGGATGCTACATACAAAACAACCAAGTATGAAATTGCACTATTTTTTGTCACTGTTAAAACAAATGTAGGATATAGTGTAGTGGCAGACTTTGTGGTGCAATCAGAGTCAAAGGAGAACATTTCAGAAGCCCTCAGTCTGTTGCTTTCTTGGAACCCAAATTGGAATCCACCTTTTTTTGTGACAGATTATTCAGATGCTGAAATTGGTGCAATTGAAGCTATATTTCCAAGCTGCAAAGTGTATATCTGTGATTTCCACAGAGAGCAGTGTTGGGAGAGATGGGTCAAGGATAGGAAACATGGACTTGCATCAA AGACATAG
- the LOC136265705 gene encoding sentrin-specific protease 1-like yields the protein MQAPKVCQKYRKLPLRSRRGPAAKDWRYRNRVGIKADSLRKAATAEQILKDATNRLRLKVDNKGEDVPNTSVPSKLKSSATRTGMKRKRCGDCDGCQAANCGECTNCLDKKIFGGPGIKKQCCMRRRCLTFLTPLQQLSQRILSSNENVEKETDAYHVDDTVGDTENWVDVMKQDWYVLSKKQKEEVYKIWNNAKKKTLTVLPSGLSLNDVWSLFLTHWLTDKVITTFLQIALQKYSNDTRRTFVALTFLCNSLNRHSEVTRRWYQKVNFQEYNVCLFPVHVHNNHWILLALHIADKELLVYDSLGRTQYSCVEALKGWILEKKEIITEWDDVNFRYIPEKEVPRQQNGHDCGVFLCVYALHEMLGIKTYNCNAGNFNHIREWMTWMLFNTH from the exons ATGCAAGCACCCAAAGTATGCCAGAAATATCGAAAGCTACCATTGCGGAGTAGACGTGGTCCAGCAGCAAAAGATTGGCGGTATCGCAATAGGGTTGGGATCAAGGCAGACAGTCTTAGAAAG GCAGCTACAGCTGAACAGATTTTGAAGGATGCAACCAATAGGTTAAGGTTGAAAGTTGATAACAAAGGAGAAG ACGTACCCAATACAAGTGTACCATCCAAACTAAAATCAAGTG CAACAAGAACAGGAATGAAGAGAAAGCGGTGCGGAGACTGTGATGGATGCCAGGCCGCAAATTGTGGAGAGTGTACCAACTGTTTAGACAAGAAGATATTTGGTGGCCCTGGCATCAAAAAGCAGTGTTGCATGCGCCGCCGCTGTTTGACATTCTTAACCCCATTACAG CAACTATCACAGAGAATATTGTCCAGCAATGAGAATGTTGAGAAGGAGACAGATGCATATCATGTGGATGATACAGTAGGAGACACTGAGAAT TGGGTGGATGTTATGAAACAAGATTGGTATGTACTGAGTAAGAAGCAGAAAGAAGAG GTTTACAAGATATGGAACAATGCAAAGAAGAAAACACTGACAGTACTACCTAGTGGGCTCTCATTAAATGATGTCTGGTCACTATTTTTAACTCACTGGCTCACAGACAAG GTGATCACAACGTTTTTACAAATTGCCTTGCAAAAGTATTCAAAT GATACGAGAAGAACATTTGTCGCATTGACCTTCTTATGCAACAGCCTGAATCGACATTCTGAAGTAACAAGAAGGTGGTACCAAAAG GTTAATTTCCAGGAGTACAATGTGTGCTTGTTTCCAGTTCATGTGCACAATAATCACTGGATACTTCTG GCCTTGCATATTGCTGACAAAGAGCTCTTAGTGTATGATTCACTTGGTCGTACACAGTACAGCTGTGTAGAAGCACTGAAAGGATGGATTTTGGAAAAGAAAGAAATAATAACAGAATGGGATGATGTGAATTTTAGATACATACCTGAAAAG GAAGTGCCACGACAGCAAAATGGTCATGACTGTGGTGTATTTTTATGTGTA TACGCCTTACATGAAATGTTGGGGATTAAGACTTACAACTGTAATGCG GGTAACTTTAATCATATTAGAGAATGGATGACATGGATGCTGTTTAATACACATTGA
- the LOC136267524 gene encoding uncharacterized protein encodes MPVRAPPPTTAALMAGGGPSIVSCCFCRQSHASASCSTVSDVAERKLVLRRSGRCFVCLKKYHMSRDCRSRLRCSNCNGRHHVSICSETSRPINRVPKAPVDSGLTTHDRARNPPAPQTAPPSGNSTSNFTSDTASLYCGSLKTPVLLQTAKAQVFRPDHPQGTRNVRLIFDSGSQRSYITDKLKEALSLRPRQAESMIIKTFGSSKGERQLCDVVSIGLYTKNESMIEVSLLSVPSICEPLSCQPVIHASKTFQYLSHLDLADHCSEEDCLEIDILIGCDHYWKLVTGQTLREADGPVAVNTKLGWVLSGPVHGLLCTATPVNLVTTHTLLVDVCTVDDSLQELDRTLKKFWDLESLGVKQNEPSVYQDFQKDITFRDGRYEVSLPWKQSHPTLPDHYELALKRLGGLLKRLRHTPSVLCQYDAVIKDQLSRGIIEPVDELKAPSHQVHYLPHHAVIRSDKETTKLRVVYDASARTDGPALNDCLYTGPKFGQKIMDIIVRFRSHKVALVADIEKAFLMVSVCPKDRDALRFLWVDSVSERTPKVLTFRFSRVVFGVSSSPFLLNATIRHHLEKYNDVHPEFVQRFLRSVYVDDVSFGADCDDDTYELYLRSKQILSEGVDAEGGPIKEEDKTYTKHLLGGRLEQQDNEQKILGVRWNYVQDELLFDLNELAILISTIEPTKRHIVGVTAKFYDPLGFVSPVIVRFKILFQELCSSKVDWDVPLSGHLLDKWRALVSGFQGITTSIPRCYFTLLDKASSRCSLQGFCDASSAAYAAVVYLRIEGSAGTVANFVASKTRVAPTSKLSIPRLELLSSLLLANLISNISAALTTEFLLQEPCCYTDSKVALYWIRGTTKEWKPFVENRVNEVRRLVLSEYWKHCPGQENPADLPSRGIAPTELVTSKLWRHGPDWLVDTRFIIEEEELCMPEECAKEVRVTHCYLACNSSTWDLCNIGKLVDCEKFSQMRRLLRVTAYVIKFANLFKVKGNNMDNGMELTTSELMRAEDLWVKESQGSLLQHKSFRAWEQQFHLFLDSGVWRCKGRIDNAQVPYCTRYPALLDKEHRFTQLVVENAHKRVLHNGVKETLTEIRSKFWIARGRQFVRQVLLNCTVCHKTECKPYPVPPAPPASPLPDFRVREAPAFSYTGVDLAGPLYIKDKGINTNNKVWICLYTCCVTRAVHLEIVPRMTAEAFIRSFKRFTARRGFPVMMISDNAKTFKSAAKMVRSVIDDREVQQYLTGLKTEWVFNLERAPWWGGIFERMVKSTKRCLKKTIGKAKLAYDELLTALTEVEMILNSRPLSYVSTEDIEEPLTPSHLMTGRRLLSLPDAVHYRRPTEDSEFRVDVCHETVNQRMRHLNCTLNHFWRRWRTEYLLQLRECHSYDKSGVKNREPKVGEVVLLRSDSKLRGLWKLARVQQILRSRDGQVRGAVLQLPSGESGSNILRRPLQYLYPLEVDCNRDDTAESGMNVLETDRRIDETPNTGSDLAVQQVRTPNTNRPKRAAARKANEFIRAVMSDDTD; translated from the exons ATGCCAGTTAGAGCACCCCCTCCTACTACTGCTGCACTGATGGCAGGAGGTGGACCTTCAATAGTTAGTTGCTGTTTTTGTCGCCAATCACATGCTTCGGCTTCATGTTCAACAGTATCAGACGTGGCTGAACGAAAACTTGTGCTTAGAAGATCAGGCAGGTGCTTTGTGTGCCTGAAGAAGTATCATATGAGCCGTGACTGCCGATCACGTTTAAGGTGTAGCAATTGTAATGGCAGACACCATGTCAGCATCTGCTCTGAAACATCACGACCTATAAACCGGGTACCTAAAGCCCCTGTCGATTCAGGCCTGACTACACATGACCGGGCAAGAAATCCCCCAGCACCTCAGACAGCCCCGCCCTCCGGTAATTCAACATCCAACTTCACATCAGACACAGCTTCACTTTATTGTGGAAGTTTAAAAACACCAGTCTTGTTGCAAACTGCTAAAGCCCAGGTTTTTAGACCTGATCACCCACAAGGCACAAGGAATGTACGGTTAATCTTTGACAGTGGAAGCCAGAGATCGTACATCACTGACAAGTTAAAGGAAGCTCTGTCTCTGAGACCAAGACAAGCCGAGTCGATGATAATTAAAACGTTTGGTTCCAGCAAGGGTGAAAGACAGTTATGTGatgtggtctctattggacttTACACGAAGAATGAGAGTATGATTGAGGTTTCTCTGCTGTCAGTGCCTTCAATCTGTGAGCCTCTTTCCTGTCAACCTGTGATACATGCAAGCAAGACCTTTCAATACTTATCACACTTGGATCTTGCTGACCACTGTTCCGAAGAGGATTGCTTGGAGATAGACATCTTGATTGGGTGTGATCATTATTGGAAGCTAGTTACTGGACAGACCCTTCGCGAAGCAGATGGCCCAGTAGCAGTTAATACTAAACTTGGGTGGGTGTTATCTGGTCCAGTGCACGGATTATTATGTACGGCGACTCCCGTGAATCTTGTTACCACCCACACCTTGTTAGTGGATGTGTGCACTGTGGATGATAGTTTACAGGAACTTGACCGTACCCTTAAGAAGTTTTGGGATTTGGAATCACTCGGAGTAAAGCAGAACGAGCCATCTGTTTATCAAGACTTTCAGAAAGATATTACCTTTCGAGATGGGAGGTATGAGGTCTCTCTCCCATGGAAGCAATCTCACCCAACTTTACCAGATCATTATGAACTTGCACTAAAGAGGTTAGGCGGGTTGCTTAAACGTTTGAGACATACACCCAGTGTACTGTGTCAGTATGATGCAGTTATCAAGGACCAATTAAGTAGGGGAATTATTGAACCAGTGGATGAACTCAAGGCCCCCAGTCATCAAGTGCACTATCTACCCCATCATGCTGTCATTAGGAGTGACAAGGAGACTACCAAACTCAGGGTGGTATATGATGCTTCAGCCAGAACCGACGGTCCGGCATTGAATGATTGTCTGTATACAGGCCCTAAGTTTGGACAGAAGATCATGGACATTATTGTACGGTTCCGGTCTCACAAGGTGGCCCTAGTTGCAGACATTGAAAAGGCGTTCTTAATGGTTTCGGTCTGCCCTAAGGACAGAGATGCCCTCCGATTTCTGTGGGTGGATAGTGTCAGTGAGAGAACACCCAAGGTCCTGACTTTCCGTTTCAGTCGTGTTGTTTTCGGTGTATCATCAAGTCCCTTCCTCCTAAATGCTACCATCAGACACCATCTCGAGAAGTACAATGATGTCCACCCAGAATTTGTACAGAGGTTTCTAAGGTCAGTGTATGTTGATGATGTAAGTTTTGGTGCTGATTGTGATGATGACACATATGAACTGTATTTACGATCCAAGCAGATACTGTCAGAGGGAG TCGATGCAGAAGGCGGACCAATTAAGGAAGAAGACAAGACTTACACCAAACACCTTTTGGGGGGAAGGCTAGAGCAACAAGACAATGAACAGAAAATCCTAGGAGTGCGGTGGAATTATGTCCAAGATGAACTACTATTTGACCTCAATGAACTGGCAATATTGATCAGCACCATAGAGCCAACGAAGAGGCACATTGTTGGTGTGACAGCAAAGTTCTATGATCCGCTTGGATTTGTGTCCCCTGTCATTGTTCGCTTTAAGATTCTATTCCAAGAACTCTGTAGTAGCAAGGTAGACTGGGATGTGCCATTGTCAGGCCATTTACTGGATAAATGGAGAGCACTAGTGTCAGGATTCCAAGGAATTACAACGTCAATCCCCAGATGCTACTTCACACTATTAGATAAGGCCTCGAGCCGCTGCAGTCTGCAAGGGTTTTGTGATGCATCATCAGCAGCTTATGCAGCAGTTGTATACCTAAGAATAGAAGGAAGTGCTGGCACAGTTGCAAATTTTGTGGCATCAAAGACACGGGTGGCGCCAACTAGCAAACTATCGATCCCAAGACTTGAGCTTCTGTCTTCATTATTGCTAGCGAACCTTATATCTAACATCTCTGCGGCACTAACGACAGAATTTCTGTTGCAAGAGCCATGTTGTTATACTGACTCGAAGGTAGCACTTTATTGGATTAGAGGGACAACCAAGGAATGGAAGCCATTTGTGGAGAACAGGGTAAACGAAGTGAGGAGATTAGTACTGTCAGAGTATTGGAAGCATTGTCCAGGACAGGAAAATCCTGCAGACCTCCCTTCAAGGGGAATTGCCCCCACAGAATTAGTGACATCCAAACTGTGGAGACACGGACCAGATTGGCTTGTGGACACTAGGTTCATTATTGAAGAGGAGGAGCTGTGTATGCCTGAAGAATGCGCTAAGGAGGTGAGAGTTACTCACTGTTATCTCGCATGTAACTCGTCCACTTGGGACTTGTGCAATATTGGGAAGTTAGTTGATTGTGAGAAGTTCAGCCAAATGCGTCGTCTGTTAAGGGTCACAGCCTACGTTATCAAGTTTGCCAATCTCTTTAAGGTGAAGGGAAATAACATGGACAATGGAATGGAATTGACGACCTCTGAACTGATGAGAGCTGAAGATCTATGGGTGAAGGAATCCCAAGGGAGCTTACTGCAGCACAAGAGTTTCCGAGCCTGGGAACAACAGTTCCACCTCTTCTTAGATAGTGGAGTTTGGAGGTGTAAGGGGAGGATTGACAATGCGCAAGTCCCGTACTGCACGAGGTACCCCGCATTGTTGGACAAGGAGCACCGTTTCACACAGTTGGTGGTTGAGAATGCGCACAAGAGGGTACTCCACAATGGCGTCAAGGAAACCTTGACGGAAATACGGTCAAAGTTTTGGATTGCCAGAGGTAGGCAGTTTGTTAGACAAGTGCTACTTAACTGCACAGTTTGTCATAAGACAGAATGTAAGCCATATCCAGTACCGCCAGCACCGCCAGCATCCCCACTACCTGACTTTAGAGTAAGAGAGGCCCCTGCATTCTCATATACTGGTGTTGATCTGGCAGGACCTCTATACATCAAGGATAAAGGAATCAACACAAATAACAAGGTCTGGATCTGCTTGTACACTTGTTGTGTGACCAGAGCAGTACACCTAGAAATAGTTCCTCGAATGACTGCTGAAGCCTTTATTCGAAGTTTTAAGAGGTTCACAGCCAGACGAGGCTTTCCAGTGATGATGATTTCGGATAATGCTAAGACTTTCAAGTCAGCAGCCAAGATGGTACGATCGGTGATAGATGATCGAGAGGTGCAACAGTATTTGACAGGGCTTAAGACAGAATGGGTTTTCAACTTGGAGAGAGCCCCCTGGTGGGGTGGCATATTTGAGCGTATGGTGAAGTCCACCAAACGTTGCTTGAAGAAGACAATTGGTAAGGCCAAGCTAGCCTATGATGAGCTGCTGACTGCCCTGACAGAGGTAGAAATGATATTAAATTCCAGACCATTGTCTTACGTATCGACAGAAGATATTGAAGAGCCATTAACACCTTCTCACTTGATGACCGGACGAAGACTATTGAGCTTGCCAGATGCGGTTCATTACCGAAGACCAACCGAGGATAGTGAGTTTCGAGTAGATGTGTGCCATGAAACAGTGAACCAAAGAATGAGGCACCTTAATTGTACTCTCAACCACTTTTGGAGAAGGTGGAGAACTGAGTACTTGCTGCAGTTGAGGGAGTGTCATAGTTATGACAAGAGTGGTGTTAAGAATAGAGAGCCGAAGGTTGGTGAAGTTGTGCTGCTACGGAGTGATAGTAAACTCAGGGGGTTGTGGAAATTGGCAAGAGTGCAGCAAATATTGAGAAGTAGAGATGGCCAAGTTAGAGGTGCTGTGTTGCAGTTGCCCTCTGGGGAGTCTGGCAGTAACATTTTAAGGAGACCACTACAGTATTTGTACCCATTGGAAGTGGACTGTAATAGAGATGATACTGCTGAATCTGGTATGAATGTGCTTGAGACTGATAGAAGGATTGATGAGACACCGAACACTGGTTCAGATCTGGCAGTTCAGCAGGTACGTACACCTAACACAAACAGGCCAAAGAGAGCTGCAGCACGGAAGGCTAATGAGTTCATTAGAGCTGTTATGAGTGACGATACAGACTga